In one Halichondria panicea chromosome 4, odHalPani1.1, whole genome shotgun sequence genomic region, the following are encoded:
- the LOC135334577 gene encoding uncharacterized protein LOC135334577: protein MSVYQSARRRKPANNDEKRQSVYLPQDKHTHLQKPLKETAFEDPIFPGKVVTIERGHPGLGAIAVPTSIIRESFHRRVGIQEMIDPSGVYKLRTVEIKRNHGESIGFYIRQGDGWKREGGVFVSRVNLGSVVDVNDLLHVGEEIVKVNGVNITKMPLNDVVSLIQKKRNILRLTVKLPTSEAILQTFSAKHRLPVSQEIPPTVTILNDDISVQIKSTPEIDRAELNRAQDSTNDDDKELTRTSRSTPKLADDAAIITEPIISSMPEEASMTSSDSPESSPPPSPPTSPVPELLDSPPPSPTLVNLPSFKPADKYSSPTSEDSSSCSDELTDSLKDLLDFPSTFDILTSDNESDVLLGKQTPSLMTSSLSSIPPTLFPYPLTPPASVSSSDCTSSVDSPTVPISYSPILFPPSQPHSSHSLTLSKSFPPSPPPPTPPTSLPPSQPPTPPSSPPPPLPTFPPPTLSEPILPPTSKLSESDVEDIFKMNEIETHLRHWLTHYETNGMEQQTNI from the exons ATGTCCGTGTATCAAAGTGCTAGGAGAAGAAAGCCTGCAAACAATGATGAGAAAAGGCAGTCAGTTTACTTGCCTCAAGATAAACACACTCATTTGCAGAAACCTCTAAAAGAGACAGCATTTGAAGATCCTATCTTTCCTGGAAAG GTTGTGACAATTGAAAGAGGGCATCCAGGACTAGGGGCTATAGCTGTTCCTACTAGCATTATACGAGAATCGTTTCACAGAAGAGTTGGAATTCAAGAGATGATCGATCCGTCTGGTGTCTACAAGCTCCGCACAGTTGAGATAAAGAGGAATCACGGAGAAAGCATAGGTTTCTATATAAGGCAAGGTGATGGCTGGAAACGAGAGGGTGGAGTCTTTGTGTCCAGAGTGAATCTTGGTAGCGTGGTGGACGTCAATGATTTGCTACACGTTGGAGAGGAGATCGTGAAAGTGAATGGAGTAAATATCACAAAGATGCCTTTGAATGATGTGGTATCACTCATTCAGAAGAAAAGAAACATTCTACGCCTTACAGTGAAACTTCCTACTTCTGAAGCAATCTTACAAACATTTTCTGCAAAACATCGACTCCCAGTGTCACAAGAGATCCCTCCTACAGTCACTATTCTCAATGATGACATTTCAGTACAAATTAAATCCACTCCAGAAATTGATCGAGCTGAACTCAATCGAGCACAAGACAGTACTAACGATGATGATAAAGAGCTCACAAGAACTAGTAGAAGCACTCCTAAATTAGCTGACGATGCCGCAATAATAACGGAGCCAATTATTTCCTCAATGCCTGAAGAAGCAAGTATGACATCTTCCGATTCCCCAGAGTCCTCTCCTCCTCCCTCACCTCCCACGTCTCCAGTACCAGAGCTGCTGGATTCACCACCACCTTCTCCTACTTTAGTGAACTTACCATCATTCAAACCGGCCGACAAGTATTCTTCACCAACCAGTGAAGACTCTTCATCATGTTCTGATGAATTGACTGATTCACTGAAAGATCTTCTAGACTTTCCATCTACATTTGATATTTTAACATCCGACAATGAATCAGATGTCTTGCTCGGCAAACAAACTCCATCTCTCATGACATCATCTCTCTCCAGTATACCCCCCACATTGTTCCCTTACCCTCTAACACCTCCAGCATCTGTTTCATCGTCTGATTGTACCTCATCAGTAGACTCTCCCACTGTACCCATCTCTTACTCTCCTATACTGTTCCCACCTTCACAGCctcactcctcacactctctCACTCTTTCAAAATCATTCCCACCttcaccaccccctccaacGCCCCCCACATCTCTCCCACCCTCACAGCCACCCACTCCACCATCctcaccaccccctccactacCTACGTTTCCACCCCCCACATTGTCCGAACCAATTTTACCACCCACATCAAAACTAAGCGAATCTGATGTCGAAGACATTTTCAAAATGAATGAAATTGAGACTCATTTACGACATTGGCTGACACATTATGAAACAAATGGTATGGAGCAGCAAACAAACATTTGA
- the LOC135334586 gene encoding dual adapter for phosphotyrosine and 3-phosphotyrosine and 3-phosphoinositide-like yields MASFIPSPTPSKEAHSPEDQFSRDPMMTLKWYHPNLSRHTADCMLIDNAPEGSYLLRPSSNHDSDNSYVLCVKLSCSVQHIKVMIIPGGHGYRFGNSTFKDVNGLRKHIELEKPVIGGDSGVTVVLKFPYMRFVDESHMYTDVVHHAVTNMMDSSSDSDSESLNESVATSRKYQDVMKGRAISAKEGYLTKQGKFPRTWRVRWFVLRNNILSYYKTKQSSRPIDSLDLFKASMVEYDDSKQKDFCFSITFSRRTYFLYANNAEDCQNWVELLKSKVGSDSPS; encoded by the coding sequence ATGGCTAGTTTTATACCCAGCCCTACACCAAGCAAAGAGGCCCATTCTCCTGAAGATCAGTTTTCTCGAGATCCCATGATGACCTTGAAGTGGTACCACCCTAATCTCAGTCGACACACAGCAGACTGTATGCTCATTGACAATGCCCCTGAGGGCTCCTACCTTCTACGGCCCTCAAGCAACCACGATTCAGACAACTCTTATGTCCTATGTGTGAAGCTATCTTGTTCAGTACAGCACATCAAGGTAATGATAATTCCTGGTGGTCATGGATACCGGTTCGGCAACAGTACTTTTAAAGATGTCAATGGACTTCGAAAACACATCGAGTTAGAAAAACCGGTGATTGGAGGAGATTCGGGAGTCACTGTTGTTTTGAAGTTCCCGTACATGAGATTTGTGGACGAGTCTCATATGTACACCGATGTTGTTCATCATGCAGTGACTAACATGATGGATTCCAGCTCCGACTCGGACAGCGAGTCATTGAACGAGAGTGTAGCCACTAGCCGTAAATACCAAGACGTTATGAAAGGAAGAGCAATATCAGCGAAAGAGGGTTACCTCACAAAGCAAGGGAAGTTTCCTAGAACATGGCGAGTGAGATGGTTTGTGTTACGAAACAATATCTTGAGCTACTACAAGACAAAGCAATCCTCTAGACCCATCGACTCTTTAGATCTCTTTAAAGCATCAATGGTGGAGTATGATGACTCGAAACAAAAGGATTTTTGTTTTAGTATCACATTTTCAAGGAGAACTTACTTCCTTTATGCCAACAATGCCGAGGACTGTCAAAATTGGGTAGAACTACTTAAATCAAAAGTGGGAAGTGATTCTCCGAGTtga